In Methylothermaceae bacteria B42, the genomic window AAATCCAAAGTCCCGATATACCTCGAACAACAAATCAATAAAGGCGGAAACTTCTTCTTGAATTTGAGATTCTGCACAAAAGATATGGGCATCGTCCTGGACGAAGCTGCGCACCCGCATCAACCCGTGTAGCGTTCCGGATGGCTCGTTGCGATGGCAAGAACCAAATTCCGCCATCCGCAACGGCAAATCCCGGTAACTCTTGAGCCCTTGATTGTAAATCTGCACGTGACAAGGGCAATTCATGGGCTTGATTGCGTAATCGCGATTTTCCGAGTGGGTGGTAAAAATCATGTCCTGGAACTTATCCCAGTGACCGGACTTTTCCCACAAAGAACGATCCACTACCAGCGGGGTTTTGACTTCCTGATAATCGTGTTGGCGCAATTTTTCCCGAATATATTGCTCGATAATCTGATATATCCGCCAACCCTTGTCATGCCAAAACACCATTCCCGGCGCTTCTTCCTGGATATGGAACAAATCCAACTGCTTGCCGAGCTTGCGATGGTCCCGCTTCTCCGCTTCTTCAAGCCTATGCAAATATTGCTTGAGCTGTTTTTTATCCGCCCACGCCGTGCCATAAATCCTTTGCAACATTTCATTGCTAGAATCGCCGCGCCAGTAGGCGCCCGCCACTTTGGTCAGCTTAAAGGCTTTCAGCTTGCCGGTATCGGGCACATGGGGACCGCGGCATAAATCGGTAAAATCGCCTTGCGAATAAAGAGAAATGGTTTCCCCTTGTGGAATATCTTCAATGATTTGGGCTTTATACTCTTCCCCCTGGCGGCGGAAAAAACCGATTGCCTCGTCCCGGGGCATTTCTTTGCGCTCCACTGGCAAAGCGGCCTTGGCCAATTGGTGCATTTTTTGCTCAATTTTTTCCAGATCTTCTGGCGTAAAGCTGCGTTCAAAGGCGAAATCGTAGTAAAAACCGTCTTCAATTACCGGCCCGATAGTTACTTGCGCTTCAGGAAATAATTCTTTTACCGCCTGGGCCAATAAATGGGCGGTAGAATGACGCACCACTTCCAACCCCGCCTCTTCCTTGGGGGTAATAATTTCCACCTGGGCATCTTGGTGGATAACCGCACTCAAATCCACCAATTGCCCATTCACGCGCCCTGCAACCGCAGCCTTGGCTAGTCCGGGACCGATTGCCTCGGCCACTTCTCGTACCGTCACCGGGCGATCAAAGGCCAGCTGCTTGCCATCAGGAAGTGTTACTATTGGCA contains:
- a CDS encoding threonine--tRNA ligase; this translates as MPIVTLPDGKQLAFDRPVTVREVAEAIGPGLAKAAVAGRVNGQLVDLSAVIHQDAQVEIITPKEEAGLEVVRHSTAHLLAQAVKELFPEAQVTIGPVIEDGFYYDFAFERSFTPEDLEKIEQKMHQLAKAALPVERKEMPRDEAIGFFRRQGEEYKAQIIEDIPQGETISLYSQGDFTDLCRGPHVPDTGKLKAFKLTKVAGAYWRGDSSNEMLQRIYGTAWADKKQLKQYLHRLEEAEKRDHRKLGKQLDLFHIQEEAPGMVFWHDKGWRIYQIIEQYIREKLRQHDYQEVKTPLVVDRSLWEKSGHWDKFQDMIFTTHSENRDYAIKPMNCPCHVQIYNQGLKSYRDLPLRMAEFGSCHRNEPSGTLHGLMRVRSFVQDDAHIFCAESQIQEEVSAFIDLLFEVYRDFGFEDVPVKLSTRPENRVGSDEIWDKAEKALEEALNRKGLDWQLQPGEGAFYGPKIEFSLKDCLNRVWQLGTIQVDFSMPGRLGATYIAEDGSRQTPVMLHRAILGSLERFIGILLEHYAGLLPLWLAPVQAVILNITDRHKDYALQIQEILRSRGFRVETDLRNEKIGYKIREHSMQRVPYLLIVGDKEMEARQVTVRTQQGTDKGAMALESLVSWLDEQVRAKQPVVELES